In Pseudorasbora parva isolate DD20220531a chromosome 20, ASM2467924v1, whole genome shotgun sequence, a single window of DNA contains:
- the tmbim4 gene encoding protein lifeguard 4, whose protein sequence is MNEEKYPRSSIEDDFNYGTNVATASVHIRMDFLRKVYTILSLQIIITTAVSALFMLCDPIKSFVHESPALVLISAIGSLILLLVLAVYRHQHPINLYLLFGFTLLESLSVATAVSFYEYTIVLQAFVLTSAVFLGLTAYTFQSKRDFSKLGASLFAGLWILIIASFMRLFFYNDTMELVFAGAGALLFCGFIIFDTHLLMHKLSPEEHVLASINLYLDIVNLFLYILRILDSMKKH, encoded by the exons ATGAATGAGGAGAAGTATCCGCGATCATCAATTGAGGATGATTTTAATTATGGCACGAACGTCGCGACAGCGAGCGTGCACATCCGGATGG ATTTCCTCCGCAAGGTCTACACCATCCTTTCGCTGCAGATTATCATCACCACTGCTGTATCTGCCCTTTTCATGCTCTGCGACCCCATTAAAAGCTTTGTGCATGAAAG CCCCGCGCTGGTACTGATATCTGCTATTGGGTCCCTTATCCTGCTCCTTGTATTGGCTGTGTACCGTCACCAGCACCCCATCAATCTTTATTTGCTGTTTGGATTT ACTTTGCTGGAGTCTCTGTCTGTAGCCACTGCTG TGTCTTTTTACGAGTACACCATAGTGCTTCAGGCTTTTGTGCTCACGTCTGCCGTGTTCCTGGGTCTCACTGCCTACACTTTCCAGTCTAAAAGAGACTTCAGCAAGCTTGGAGCCAG TCTGTTTGCTGGCCTGTGGATCTTGATCATTGCAAGCTTTATGAGG cTTTTCTTCTACAATGACACAATGGAGTTGGTCTTCGCCGGAGCTGGAGCGCTGTTGTTCTGCGGGTTCATTATTTTCGATACCCACTTGCTGATGCATAAGCTGTCCCCCGAGGAACACGTCCTGGCATCCATCAATCTGTACCTGGACATAGTCAACCTGTTCCTGTACATCCTGCGCATTCTTGACTCCATGAAGAAACACTGA